From the genome of Lonchura striata isolate bLonStr1 chromosome 10, bLonStr1.mat, whole genome shotgun sequence:
TTACTACACTCTGTTTCCTAATTGATAGGTTTTATATTCAGACCCTCTTTCCACAAGCCAAACAGATTTATGGAGTATTATAGTTAAAGGAGGAGAAAACTATAAGTATAATAAGACCTTCTTACTAAGACATCAATTCAGTTAAGCTGTTGATTTTACTTCAGGTAAATAAAGACTCACAGCACACTAATGAGGATGTTGCAAAAAAGCCATCACATCAAGCTGACACGTGTAATGCTGAGAACTGAACAGGATCGTATTACTAAACCACCATCAAGTGTTAATCTCTTTGGGCTGCTATCTAAGCTTTACTTACACACCTTATACAGCCTCAGATGATTTGGGGTCAGATTTCGTACTGAAAACTGAGGCTAGTAAGTTAAgtggctttgtttttttctttatgatttATCAGAATTTGAAGTGCATGTGTGTGCACAGGGCTCTGTTCAAGCATTCCATTCTAGCACCACAAGCATGACAAGAATTTCTAGCCCTCAGCCTGAGACTCAAGAACATGTACTTGGCTTAGTAATTCATAACCTCTGAAAACCCTctaccaaatcacccaaaaatttTGAAACTAGTGTGCAACTATGCTCTTGTCCAGAATTTCTGGATCATCTTTTTGTCTTCCCATTATTGTCTTCCTTCTCTGTTTAACATTCccatacattaaaataaatatatctattTTACAGAAATTTGACCAATGTCTTAGTTAATTAACTCAAATAATATAACCTTATTAAACATTCTGGATACCAGAAAAGCATCACTTTGCCCTAACCCAAAATCTTATTTCACCTTGTGTGTTTTCAGCCTGTATCTCCCATTATATACTTACAGTGCTGAAAGAGTCTGACAAAAGTCAACAGTATCCAATACAGTATCAGAACCTGAATATCCctgaaattcttttaaaatctgtctgaatttttttttactacattcgcttattaaaagcaaatctcaaaacatttatttttttaaaaaatgagctTGATCttaaccaaaacaaaaaaaaattaaaagaaaaaactataAGAGGAAATTGCTCTACTTGAATCATATCCATGCTTGTGTGTACTACTCACCTTGGATGTCAGGGTAAACCAACATAtagagcagagcccagcgcaGAGTGGTGGCTGTGGTCTCTGAGCCACCCAGGAAAAGGTCAAAAACTGACTGCACCATGTTGTCTTCATCAAACGTAGAACTGGGGACTTTTTTAGTCTACAAGTATCAGTAAGAAAGATAAAATGGAGTAATGCTGTGTAACAGCACTGAGACAGAGAGTGATCACTGTATCTAAAGGAACAAGATTTCTAGAGGACAAAAAAATGCCTGCTCAGATACCTGAGCAGAACACAGATACAGGCAAAGACTTTACTCAAATGAGTACACTGATACTGTTAAATTACAGGTGCTGTTGAATGTGTCAGGTGTATAAATCCTATTATGCTACCTTTTAATGTGGCATGATGAATTCTGTTAACTTCCACtgcagaaaaacacatttctagGTAGTTTTATCCCACCTGTGCCACTTTCAGCACATTTGCTGATTTCAGCAATCTAATATATGTTATCCTTTTAAAGATTTATGCTTTCTTTCAGAGCAGAGACTGACATTTTAAGATTGTCATGATACTCATACAGCACTACTAAGCACAAAAATAATACAAGGCAAGAATCAGAATTTAACAGCCATTTAAATACCTGCACCTTTTCAAGGTCCTCCCTACTGCCCAACCCTCACTAAAGATTCCAAAATATTATAACAAACCAGTGTAAATAATTTGTACTTCTAGAACAAGTTATTGAACTAACTATTCAAAGTTCATGTTTTGAGCTAGGCAGCAGAGTTTTTAAGTTGTGTTTGCAGAGTTCTGCAGTAATGTTGTTGTGGACAGACaacagcagggaaggggcagggagcctGTTATGGTTGTTAATCACTCACTTTCTCTATCTGCTTCAGGTAAAAGTCAATGAAATCTTCTGGTTCATCTGTTCTGCCTTTTTCCCTGTGGCTTTTGATTTCCTGCCTTACAAAGGAATGAACAAAATCCCGGGAAATTTTTGCTGTCCGTAAAGGTCCTGGGAGGTGCTCTACAAACCACGGGAACACTTCACTTATCTGGGCAGCAAGAATTCAGCACAGAGGCAGTTAGTGACACTGTAAACAAGTCTTGTGATAGAGATATAGCATGGACATTTTTGGTGCTAAACTGCTGGAttaatttctctgggaaaaatcctgtgGCATAAAAGAAATGTTTAGTGCATGCTGAGTACATAAACACACATTAAAATCACAAATTAGGGATAGCACAGTTTCCATCCTAGATTTTCCCCATCCTTACTGCATAACTCCATTTGTATATGCCCTGTAATTCaccaataaaataatttacttttgcAAATAGATGTATCAATATTAATAAATCTAATGTTAGTAAACATTTATGTCTATCACCttagcaccaaaaaaaaaaaaaaaaaaaaccaaaaaaaaaccttctctttcgttctcacacagagcatcATCTTTTCCCCTTAACAATACTGGTATTTCCATTACAGATAAGGTCATTATCCCAAGCATATTACCTTTGCAAAGACATTCTAATAAAGATTATTAATACAATATTCATAATTGAACCATGTCAAACCCAAAGCATTGCAGGTCCAGTTCATATTCACAGTCAGACTATTTATCAGTATCCAATAGTGCAATACTTTAACAATATACATACTAATATTATTATATTGCAATAAATAATGAGCCCAATAATCAAATAAATTGTGTATTAGTAATATTCTAATCAGTAATATATAATCTCATAAATAATATTCTCACATAATAAAAGTAGCTGTTCCCAAAAGCCACTATATGATTGAAGGCTTCAATCAGCTGGCGGAAAGTTTTATCCTCTAGGGAGAAACGATGTCCAAAAACCACAGCACAAATCACATTGGAGACAGCATGGACAATGGGAAAGGAAGGGTCCACAGCTTCTcctgcagacagaaaaaaacactCATCTCCAAAGcacttccttctcctcctttgctATTTGGGAGAGCAAGATTACAGTGACATTTTGTAATAGTTGTCCTCTATAATATTTATACTGTTACTTAGAAACACCCAAACTTCACtaaaaaatgtaacaaaagaTATGTCTCACTCAAAAATGAGGACAGGAAAATCTCAAATCTTTAATTCCTggccttgatttttttttttaatttgctttcctttttgctttcttttttattttttttttatctcagtCTTGGTGTTGATCCCAAAATACAAACTGCTGAGGTCCAATTGTACAATAATCTCAAGAGTTCTAAGGGATTCTTttgtcaaaaaataaataagtaaagaAACTTCATTATTTTGGGTTCAGGGATTCCCTTGCTGTATTCcttcatgtttctttttccagaCTGTTAGCTAACACCACAGAACTTGTGGTCTGCAGTTCTTTAGCACCTTATCCTAAATCTGCAAATCTAAGGCAAGCTCTAAATCCATTCTATTCTGTAACAAAAGTAGTCTTTACCCTTAGAGTCAAGCAGTCTGTATTGTGTCTGCCCCCAAGCACAAGCACTGTATCAATGCCATACCCTCCTTGTCTCTGAAGAACTCCACCAGGTAATGGGCCTCAGTTTGTATCCCACGCTCCATTCCTttattccccattcccagttttcgGAGAGTTCCAATTCCAAAATGTCTCTGTTGTTTCCAGATGAGACCATTTGATACCAAGATACCTTTAGCCATCAAGAATGAAGTTTATGTCACAATAAAGTTCATACAATTGTAAATGATAAACACAGCAAGAGTCACCTTCTCATCATGCTGTCACTCAAAGAGGAGGGACACATCAGGGCAGTGTTCTTTGAACTGAGTGTTGTTAGAGGCAGAGAAAACATCTTGGTGCTACTATCCCTGCAAAATACCCACTTGGACCTCTGGACTCGCACACCTGCCTTCCAAATGTAgtcctatttttttctgaagcattaGTCTCTGGTAGGGAGACTACTCTTTGAGGGACCCTGTTCTACCAAGATCTTTACACTAAATATTGAGTTCTCATCCTGGAAAGGTCCTTTCTGGAAAGACAATGAAGCTGGGGCAAGAACCACCCAGCCAAAATGAGAATGAAAAGTAGGCTTTAGCCAATCTGCAATCAGTTTCTTAAGATCAAGAGTTCCTGTGGGACAGAAAGgaatcccaggctgctctgctgtgggtCTGTGTTctagcagagaccacccagcatGAACCATTTAATCTGCTTGGTAGGGAAATTCCCTCCACAAGTCTAGCCTGCacttctccctgggaaagcCAGCTCACTCCTGCTTCTTTAGAACTTGGGATAATTCTCCCCTATTTTGCTGTCCTGGGAACTAGGAAGAGGCAGGTGGTATTTGTGCTGCAGTCACAAACTTGCAGCTGAGCTAAAGCCATCCCTGCTACAAATTGCTAGTTTTAGGGCACTTGTCACAACCCAGCTACTTTTGTCCACAGCACCCCGATAAAAAGTAGCAATATAGATCCTTCCAAATGGACTGAAATGGCCCCAGACTTGATCATCTCTATACCTTAAAGTAGTTTTTCTCTACTTACATTAGCTAGTATTACAAATTAAAGCTTTTTTGACTGTAGTTCACATTAAACAAATCCTGGCTGATGGTAAAGGCATCTGCTGTACATTCTCTGGATAAGAGGTGGATAGAAACATGTTCAATTACTTCTGTTTTAAACACATCACTCTCTATTCTCCCTCCACTGTGATTCAACAGTGTTTGTGATACACAGTACAATGCTTTGAACACTCTGGCTAATAAATTTGAAGCTCCACTGACCTTCCTGTGACTTTGTACTTCGGAACAAGACTAGATCAAAGTTTTGTATATGCTTTCCTTACAGCAGCCTTTGCTGTAAACAAACAACTGGGAGCATAAAGATTTACTTTTGTCTCGGCTTGCAAAGGAGGCTGCAGACTCAAGATTATTTCAAATCAGGACACACAGACAGCACTAAGAATGTTGACCATGCTGCTCTGATATGATTCTGAAATATGTGACAGTGGGATTTGGAGGCCACTTAGGATGATGCTTCAGAATTACATGATTCACcttcagaagacagaaaaagtcAGTTGAGAACAAAGGTTTTTTTCAGTAAGAAAAACCTGAGAGGAAACAAAGAAAGTCAAGGGTGAAGTCCTTCCACAGACATGAACATCTTACCCTTTCCATTTGACATTTTGTTGAAAATGATGGTCTGCAGTCGCCCTGAAACATCCTCCGAGTTGTTGGTGAGACCGTTCTTCACGGCTTGGAACCCATAGAGCACCACCACAGGTCTGTGACCCATCCACAGGGTGCAGATGTTGCCATAGGTTTTTGCCAGCTGCAGGTAAGATCAGTGCCCAAAAAGTCCCATGGGAGAAACATCAACAAACATGCACACATGAtgggctgctgccctgctctctgGGGTTCAGGAGATGAAAAGGGACAGTGGATGTGTCTTGTGATGGGGgtgctttccacaggaagggTCTAGGCTCTCTCTGGGAACACACCACCCGCAGAAATGTGAGCAATGAAAGAATAAATGGTCCTTTTCTAGAACTTGGCCTGGGTTAGCTTTGTGCTTTCAACCATAGGATAAATACCCTTGAGTGTTTATGGATCTATAGAAGGTTTCCTGTGAAATTTCACCTGCCCATTCAACTCCATATTTCATTGACTCAAACAACAACcaaaatttctttaaattatgaATTCCAGGTGTAACTCCCCTTCTAGAGTTCTAAGTACTGCAGATTTCATGTTTCAATAGCAAGAATTTTCCCATCTTATACTGAAATACTGTCAACTGAGGCATCTAAGCATAGATCCCATCTCTGGGTACTGATGGGGACTGCTCTCAAGCAATGCTGTGCGTATTCTTCAAGGACAAAGTCCCTGACACTGGACCAAGAACCAGTACAGATCTGTCCTCTCACAATGATCAACATGTACCCATCAGAAAATTTTAGCATCATGGTCTTTTAAGCTCCCTTCAGCTGCAGCCAGGTACTCTCTGACCTGCAAGTTGTACTTAGCACATAAGGAGAGGCagcaatttgaaaaatatattaacacGTTGTGTTCTCTTCTGACATTTTGGCTCAGCGGAGGATGTTGAAAACTGAAAGAATCTGTATTAATAGGCTTAGCATGGACCTAATTCTTCTCATCAATTATTTCCTTTCACCACCATTTACATCTTTAATTTATCTGCAAAGAGCACATCCCAGACTGCACTTCAGAGAAACAATGGATGAAACGATTTGGCTACCAATACAGTCTTGGATACAATCTTGTTTCCATCCCATGACAGCAGAAGATATACTAGTGCACTTTTCACATCCTCCAAATTCAAGGTacctaatttaaaattattttcaatatatGCCTATGATGGGAAATctgaaaatcactttttttttttcaaggccAAAAATTCTCTTAAAAACATAAGTCTTTTCTGAATATGTTCAATTCTGTTTAAGTTGCACACATATATGAATGAGactttcaaattaaattattagGCTTTCATATGGATTAGACTGTCTGCAGATTTTTCACCTTAACTTGTTAGGCACTTCACTTCTACAAATCACCTTCTCTCAGGGTTCTCCCTGTTATCACATCAGCCTATCCACAACCATCACCATTTTTTACAGGTTTTGCCTCAATAGCTCTTTAGTTCACATTCAAAAATACATACCTTTTTCAGGCTCCCATGATCAGCTCTAAAGTTTATCCACCAGATGCTTCCAATGATGGGAAATGGAGTTGGTCCAGGAGGAAATCCACGACTCTTCCATTGCAAATTCAGGAACTGTGCActcagaagaaacaaaaccagggATATAAGAATTACACTTATCATCATTTCACACTTCCAAACTCGTATTATAAAATTGCTACAAATCTGTCTGTTGAAATTGTTCTTCTTAACTCTTCCCTGTCACTTTGAAGATTTCTGAATTTTCACCTCCCTTTTTTCCTACCACTCTTCCTGATCCAAGAAAATGAggattatttccatttttgagTGTTATTTAATACATTGCTGTGTTGCAATATGCTAATTGATACCATTATTTTAAGGTCCAGCAGAGGCTGGGTCAGAGAAGGTGGGAACCTCAGCCAGAAACGTCCCTTTGAGCAATCAGAATGTGTCACTCAAAATACTGACTATATACATGCATGCCAAAAACTCAGGTACAAAGCTGCAGCTGTCAGACAAGAGCAGGAACACTCATCAGGTAGAACTCTTGGGGCAGAGGTAAAAGGAGGCAGCCAGCAGCCTTGTAGTACAGTGGATGGACAGGCAGACTTGGGAACTAAGAGCAATGAAGTGCTGCAATTTGAGTTTTCACAGTAAACAATACAGATGAACTGCCAATAGCACAGTGAAGAATTAAATATAACTAGTGCTATTGGCAAAAAGTGTAACAGATCTCACATTAAACTCCATTTTGGGGCTGAATTCTTGTCCCCCAAGAGGATTTATTAATTAGTTTTTGCCTTATCTCAGTAGCAGGAGCCCTGCTCAGGAGAATTATTCCAGAGCCTGTAAgtctttgctttatttttctttttaattcacaGCACCGGAAGCAGCACATGCAAAGACCTCctcaacacacacaaaaaaaatccctacaaaCAGGAGAAGTTCTTAGAAGATTTCTGGTGTACAGCTAGTGGAATAGGCTGTTTGGGATATTGGTACCAAGCTGCCTTATGAAGAACAGCAGGCCTTATAGAAAGGGGGCTGAGCAGTGCTCCCCAAAGGAGTGTCTTTCATTCCATCAGACGGGATGAATCTAAACACCTGCAAAAGGCTGCAGAAGACAAAGAACTCCATATGTGCTGAATGCTTGCCCAAAAATATACATAGCCCTGCAGAAAGAGCACAAGAAGGCAATTACTGATCTTAATTGTTGGTTCCACCCCACACCTGCTGTCTCTCCTGTGCTTTCTCTGAGGCTGTTGCTCCTCTCACAGCAGAaatgtccctgcaggctgtcatTCTGTCTCAAGATTTGctgtctaaaaaaaaaactcaactCGTCCTCGCAACTCCCCTTGCATAAGCCAATGATGTCACTTACCAGCTGGCAAAAAGGACATCAGGTATATTTTTAAAGCTCTTTTCACATTTTATTCAACTCATCCAAGTTCTTCAGTAGTATTCAAGGCACCTATCTCAACCACTGTTAACAAGGGCAAGAACACttccctggagaaaaaaatccttccttaCACAGTAATTAATCTGAGCTGGATTCCAGAAATTTCTTCCAGTGCTCAGGCAGTTGCAATATATGTCAAATATATTTGCAATAACCATACTGTCCTCCAGGAAAGAAAGGGTTGGTCCTAGGCTGTCTCTAAACCTCTGTCCCTGGGCAAATTCATCTGAACAAAGCTCAAATTTTCTGTTCTGTCCATAGCTTCTGACATTCCAAGTGCAGCATCTGGGCTAATAGATACTGCTCTGGAAAATTGTCAAAAAGAATGCTGAGGCTGCAAATACTCAAACATTAGGAAATGCCAGAAGTAAAACTGTCTGTACAACATTAATTACATCTTTCTGACACTTCAGTGAGAAAATGGTATGTGCTATGGTTAATTTATGAAATTCTTCTCTCTATTCAGCTCTTCTGCAGCTGACTGCAGAACACTGCCAAGATTACACAGCACTTCACAAACCAGGGAGACTGAAAGGGCACCAGGCCTTGGTAGCTCCCACACCATCAGGACATAGAGCACCACAGCACTGGTGCAAGGTCTGCACTGCTTTCACCTAAACAGCCTTGCATTATAACACCAAAACAGGCAAAATTGTCCAACCAAACAGCCCAAACAGAACAAACAACAATGAAAGcaatgggaaaacaaaaagaggaaTGTTTACAGCAGTCCCTTTCCTTCCTAATAGCTGGAGCTCATGCTTTTTCTAGTTTTGTTCTCACTGCATGCCAGTGATGCCAAAAAGTTGGTAAATCTCTATAAGATTAGATATACcaactggttttattttgagaTGACTGGGATGACTATATATTACTAGCAGGAAGAGAAAGTGATGGATGCTACATTTAATTGTAATGCAGAGTGATAGAATTTAAATGAACTTCATCAATGTGTGTGACTTGCAAGACTTATGCGCAACAGATTAAGgactaaaatacaaataaagtaATTGTGAGATCAAGCAGGTAGGGGCAGGTGTTTAGAGAAGCTTTCTGCAAGTTGTTTTGGGGAAAATCAGTTTTCCTAGTTCCAATATCTTCATTATACGTGAACATCACCTCTCCATGCAAGCCTTACTCATTATTATCTGACAAATACTGTCACAAGAGCTCCTTGGCAGAGATGGAAGATGTTTAGACAGTTCAGAAAACCCTCTTTTCTAATGAAGgttgcagagcagagcagaggagtagaaataaaatacagggaaagaacagcacagaaacagTCACACCTGCCATCTACAACTTGACTTTCATTAGTCAACTTTCAAGCTCTTTCAAAAAGTAAACATCAGGGTTGATTAGGCCCAGAGAGAAAAAGCAAGATCATGAGGGTCACAGATAAGCTATGAACAAATCTAGAAACAGAATCTGAAGTTCAAGTCGCATTCCAGTACTTTGTCTATGCAACCTAAAAAGCTCATCAATCTTCAAGTCCCAACAAAACAGATGACAGCAGGAGGCAAAAACCTACACAGTTTATTTATAATGCATATTagcaaagttttctttttctgaactgaacagaaacacagaatgggAATTTCATTTCCTCACATTTCTCAGTCTTTGTTCACTCCAGCTGTGCTGTAAGCCACATTCTCCCTCTCACAGTGTCAGAGTAACTCTCCTTCCCCAGAGAAATTCTGATGCCTTCAACCAATTAACAGCTCCTGTTATGAAGCTCTTGAAAGATTAGGGAGTGCAGGGGAGGATGGGACAGCTGAGAAATCCAAATTAGTGTCTCCACTGAGAGGCGAGGTGGGGAAATAACAagaacaaacccacaaaaaaatcccaaaaccagcTTAGCAATACCTGTGCTGTTTAGCTTGAGGCCAGGCCAGACAGCAAGAACACTGGGCTGTGTTTTCTAATACATCTGTTCC
Proteins encoded in this window:
- the LOC110478200 gene encoding cytochrome P450 2J4-like, with the protein product MMISVILISLVLFLLSAQFLNLQWKSRGFPPGPTPFPIIGSIWWINFRADHGSLKKLAKTYGNICTLWMGHRPVVVLYGFQAVKNGLTNNSEDVSGRLQTIIFNKMSNGKGILVSNGLIWKQQRHFGIGTLRKLGMGNKGMERGIQTEAHYLVEFFRDKEGEAVDPSFPIVHAVSNVICAVVFGHRFSLEDKTFRQLIEAFNHIVAFGNSYFYYISEVFPWFVEHLPGPLRTAKISRDFVHSFVRQEIKSHREKGRTDEPEDFIDFYLKQIEKTKKVPSSTFDEDNMVQSVFDLFLGGSETTATTLRWALLYMLVYPDIQDKVQRELDTVLSPSHLICYEDRKKLPYTNAVIHEILRFSSIILITLPREAVKDTTLLGYHVPKGTLIMANVDSALFDPAYWETPHQFNPSHFLDKGGNFVTREAFLAFSAGHRVCLGETIAKMELFIMFCSLLQKFKFTVPEGVKEINTDIIFGSTMKPHPYKLCAVLR